A genomic window from Pseudocitrobacter corydidari includes:
- a CDS encoding HEAT repeat domain-containing protein, translating to MRTEYQRRQDAKEHRTWLFCEQLSEDELYAFLENKDHSLRYAAARRLQLMGSDQILAQAKQRCHDKNYRTREVACFILGQIKTAKSNVPDIMAFLDSCAANDITAIVRASAIIAMGHLFSHHYADEALWVTLKNRCTQAADSPFVTVRHAVACALIYQADNSILPLLIRLLRDKHGEVRSWAGCAINGNGYDLPELHEIFREMLTDEHGGARYEAEMWFEEHSE from the coding sequence ATGAGAACGGAATATCAACGCCGCCAGGACGCCAAAGAACATAGAACCTGGCTTTTTTGTGAACAGCTCAGTGAAGATGAGCTGTATGCCTTTTTAGAAAATAAAGACCATTCACTTCGCTATGCCGCAGCGAGACGTCTACAACTCATGGGTTCCGACCAGATTCTGGCCCAGGCGAAACAACGCTGCCATGATAAAAACTACCGTACTCGTGAAGTTGCCTGTTTTATTCTTGGGCAAATAAAAACCGCGAAAAGTAACGTTCCCGATATTATGGCCTTTCTGGATTCCTGCGCGGCCAATGATATCACCGCCATCGTGCGCGCCAGCGCCATTATTGCGATGGGCCACTTATTTTCACATCATTATGCGGATGAAGCACTTTGGGTGACGCTTAAAAATCGCTGTACTCAGGCTGCCGATTCTCCTTTTGTCACCGTCCGTCATGCCGTCGCATGCGCACTTATTTACCAGGCTGATAACAGCATTTTGCCTCTTCTTATCAGATTACTCCGCGATAAGCATGGCGAAGTCCGCAGTTGGGCGGGCTGTGCGATTAACGGCAACGGTTACGATTTACCAGAACTGCATGAAATATTTCGGGAAATGCTCACAGACGAACACGGTGGCGCAAGATATGAGGCAGAGATGTGGTTTGAAGAGCATAGCGAGTAG